In a single window of the Pseudobacteriovorax antillogorgiicola genome:
- a CDS encoding CotH kinase family protein: MDDAFGLRVIELEIDSEDRSKLRLGLYNETTVPARLHSRDQSRKVRLRHVGASTRDDFKRNYEVTLADESFLGMNQFRLSGESTDPTGLRSLLSYRLFEKVGFPVPKIEPVWLQVNGSLLGLYLLVEPIEKAFFDQRSLAVQSLYKLKLNRATFEEEYLRFPERAYSLKEGPFGYEPLKDLIRQIHHPDWQSCNNHWSRSIDQQSVIDYMAVSLLIRNRDGINNNFFMFQSERTAPFKILPWDMDLALKSIILDNGFSQDFDRWRTNALFTRFLDCYQSQVLARVDELIDSDLSLDEVITPLLEELSSKIQQAYNVDPVFSQRNRSSVIVHYQSEFERWYLQIQNHRD; the protein is encoded by the coding sequence GTGGACGACGCCTTCGGCCTCAGAGTGATCGAGCTTGAGATTGATTCTGAAGACCGTTCTAAACTTCGATTGGGGCTTTATAATGAAACCACCGTTCCAGCGCGATTGCACTCAAGAGATCAAAGCCGGAAGGTTCGACTCCGGCACGTTGGTGCCAGCACCCGTGATGATTTCAAGCGAAATTACGAAGTGACCCTTGCCGATGAGTCGTTCCTCGGTATGAATCAATTCCGTCTGAGTGGTGAGTCAACAGACCCCACTGGCTTACGGAGCTTGTTATCCTATCGCCTATTTGAAAAGGTGGGATTTCCTGTTCCAAAAATTGAACCAGTATGGCTTCAGGTTAATGGCAGTCTTCTAGGTCTCTATCTGCTGGTTGAGCCTATCGAGAAGGCATTCTTCGACCAGAGGAGCTTGGCTGTGCAATCCCTCTACAAGCTTAAACTCAATCGTGCGACCTTTGAAGAGGAATACCTTCGTTTTCCGGAGCGCGCCTATTCCTTAAAGGAAGGGCCTTTTGGCTACGAGCCCTTAAAGGATCTGATTCGACAGATTCATCACCCAGACTGGCAAAGCTGCAACAACCATTGGAGTCGTTCCATTGATCAACAGTCTGTTATTGACTATATGGCTGTTTCGCTTTTGATCCGTAATCGCGATGGTATCAACAACAACTTTTTTATGTTTCAATCAGAGCGGACTGCTCCATTTAAAATTCTGCCTTGGGATATGGACCTCGCTCTCAAGTCAATCATCTTAGACAATGGCTTTTCTCAGGATTTTGATCGCTGGCGAACAAATGCTTTGTTTACTCGATTTTTAGATTGTTACCAATCACAGGTGTTGGCGCGGGTCGACGAGTTAATCGATAGCGATCTGAGCCTAGACGAGGTTATCACCCCACTGCTTGAAGAGCTTAGCTCGAAGATACAGCAGGCCTACAATGTGGACCCTGTATTCAGTCAGCGCAATCGTAGCTCAGTGATAGTGCATTACCAATCTGAGTTCGAGCGCTGGTACCTACAAATTCAAAACCATCGCGATTAA
- a CDS encoding lysophospholipid acyltransferase family protein has product MSWKERMICVVGFIFCRLLHLTYRYQVVYEDNRQKTQVNRQKTNFMIATWHENSLAGILSHFNQGILVLISRSFDGELVSFIASRFGLGTVRGSSSKGGKEARSELENRLSAGYSAAITVDGPRGPRHQVKPGIVALLKETKVPILPMAAIAHNPWVLSKTWDKTRIPKPFSKILVLYGKPIFDEGQDFASLQNLLATRLQQLESDSQRLLSQETKDMSHMKPHMPS; this is encoded by the coding sequence ATGAGCTGGAAAGAACGTATGATCTGTGTCGTAGGCTTCATCTTTTGCCGCCTCCTGCATCTGACCTATCGTTATCAGGTGGTCTACGAAGACAATCGACAAAAAACCCAGGTGAACAGACAGAAGACTAACTTCATGATCGCCACTTGGCACGAGAATAGCCTAGCCGGCATACTAAGCCACTTCAACCAGGGCATTTTAGTTCTAATCAGTCGATCATTTGACGGTGAGCTAGTTTCCTTTATCGCCAGTCGCTTTGGACTGGGTACGGTAAGGGGCAGCTCCTCTAAGGGTGGCAAAGAGGCACGGTCGGAGCTTGAGAATCGGCTAAGTGCCGGATACTCAGCAGCCATCACTGTCGATGGCCCTAGAGGTCCTCGCCATCAAGTTAAACCTGGAATCGTTGCTCTTTTGAAAGAGACCAAAGTTCCCATTCTGCCTATGGCAGCCATCGCTCATAACCCTTGGGTATTAAGCAAGACCTGGGACAAGACCCGGATTCCAAAACCGTTCAGCAAAATCCTCGTGCTCTATGGTAAGCCAATTTTCGATGAAGGGCAGGACTTTGCTAGTTTGCAAAACTTGCTTGCTACCAGGCTTCAGCAATTAGAAAGCGACTCTCAGCGGCTTCTATCACAAGAGACCAAAGATATGAGTCATATGAAGCCGCATATGCCCTCCTAG
- a CDS encoding substrate-binding periplasmic protein yields the protein MRPVLVIHSVPWDDIMLQAFLLCFLLLASNPPAGAATITLANGEWPPFLSESKPHYGVASRIVTESFKAVAIDVKYVFLPWKRSYLMVKEGVYEGSLVWGKTPKRLKEVFFTDPVMTHETALFYKKENPKIKQALNSTIPWEQRLKGLKVVLSLGSTSTFFDKLQEQDVIKVQRTRKPEHSLQMLLIGRVDIVPLNAHIGRYILNTKFEKEQAKLIGTTKSHGDSRWTYHVIISKSAPQGASLVNQFNKGLKKIREKGLYQEIMKDFQHSQKPAP from the coding sequence GTGAGACCAGTTCTAGTCATTCACTCGGTTCCATGGGACGATATAATGCTCCAGGCTTTTCTTCTCTGTTTTCTGCTACTAGCAAGTAACCCTCCTGCAGGCGCAGCTACAATTACCTTGGCCAATGGTGAATGGCCGCCATTTCTGAGTGAATCGAAACCCCATTACGGCGTCGCATCTCGTATCGTGACTGAATCATTTAAGGCAGTGGCAATCGATGTCAAATACGTATTTCTACCCTGGAAACGCTCCTACCTCATGGTCAAGGAAGGCGTCTACGAAGGGTCCTTGGTATGGGGAAAAACTCCTAAACGATTGAAAGAAGTGTTCTTCACGGATCCTGTAATGACTCATGAAACCGCTCTTTTTTATAAAAAAGAAAACCCCAAAATCAAACAAGCCTTAAACTCAACAATCCCGTGGGAGCAGCGCCTTAAGGGCTTAAAAGTCGTTCTAAGCCTTGGCTCAACGTCGACATTCTTTGACAAGCTACAGGAGCAGGACGTTATTAAAGTGCAAAGAACCCGCAAACCGGAGCATAGCTTACAAATGCTTCTCATTGGCAGAGTCGACATTGTTCCCCTAAACGCTCACATCGGCCGCTACATCCTCAACACCAAGTTTGAGAAGGAGCAGGCTAAGCTCATTGGCACCACAAAATCCCATGGGGATAGCCGCTGGACCTATCACGTAATCATTTCAAAGTCCGCCCCTCAAGGAGCATCACTGGTCAATCAGTTCAACAAAGGGCTCAAAAAAATTAGAGAGAAGGGGCTTTATCAAGAAATCATGAAGGATTTCCAACACTCTCAAAAGCCCGCCCCTTAA
- a CDS encoding PA14 domain-containing protein: MAIYKEDLTMRELISVPAALVTILTFLSCAKVQYMGDDEASQGDVESVLATQPKTEDQAKETTIEPEEPKEPQSAKTPQDSPTDESSDRLFPNCGTNDGPIVADIYEVPEGSESLPDFSSLTPVTRVCLQDINIPARNFSEGFPGKEQLVEWFAIRAYAQLDAPVDGDYEISINSDDGAKVYLDDSLVIDNDGLHEPITKVEQVFLEAGSHELIIEYYQGPRLEIALQLGWTLPGEEINQWIAPKFFKPPTVTP; the protein is encoded by the coding sequence ATGGCGATTTACAAAGAGGATCTGACCATGAGAGAACTGATTTCTGTACCTGCTGCACTTGTCACTATCCTGACTTTCCTTTCCTGCGCAAAGGTTCAATACATGGGCGACGACGAAGCCTCTCAAGGGGATGTGGAAAGCGTTTTGGCTACACAGCCCAAAACTGAAGACCAAGCTAAAGAAACAACAATCGAACCTGAAGAGCCAAAGGAACCGCAATCAGCTAAGACTCCCCAAGATAGCCCTACTGATGAATCATCTGATCGCCTGTTCCCAAACTGTGGAACAAACGATGGCCCCATCGTTGCTGATATCTATGAAGTTCCTGAAGGCAGTGAGAGCCTACCAGACTTTTCTAGCCTGACTCCTGTGACTAGGGTATGCCTCCAGGATATCAATATACCTGCTAGAAACTTCTCCGAGGGATTCCCTGGCAAGGAACAGCTAGTCGAGTGGTTTGCGATTCGAGCATACGCACAGTTAGACGCTCCGGTAGATGGAGACTATGAAATATCAATCAACAGTGATGATGGCGCTAAAGTATACCTTGACGACTCACTTGTCATCGACAATGACGGCCTACACGAACCCATCACAAAAGTTGAGCAAGTTTTTCTTGAAGCAGGATCTCACGAATTGATCATTGAGTATTACCAAGGACCACGATTGGAAATCGCCCTACAACTAGGCTGGACTCTTCCTGGTGAAGAAATAAATCAGTGGATCGCACCAAAATTCTTTAAGCCTCCAACGGTAACTCCCTAA
- a CDS encoding zf-TFIIB domain-containing protein, with amino-acid sequence MKCPNCGESLQAQSYENTEIDVCRTCSGVWLDEGEITAIINSVEETFSAEETDRALAARGLDHREPSPIKCPKCQDQLKIVHYVYDSGVIIDRCPQKHGIWLDAGEIEKIQILQEIDRGLVNPINPHSNERHCPRDGSPLKAHHYEGEEIDLCQTCGGTWLEPDELKKIIEKKDIEFSPSDYSEIKADENQETTRAIDLGRLVCVVCTRNLKQLNFSYSSGIIVDYCPEGHGIWLDHHELERIQVFSERWQEKLPWLQEKYQKALTEAREQAARDYEQAYQEGVRKTMNKTILGRFLKKVGA; translated from the coding sequence GTGAAGTGCCCTAATTGTGGTGAATCATTGCAGGCACAATCCTATGAAAATACAGAGATCGATGTGTGTCGCACTTGCTCTGGTGTTTGGCTTGACGAAGGCGAGATCACTGCGATTATCAATTCCGTCGAAGAAACATTCTCAGCAGAGGAAACTGATAGAGCCCTAGCTGCAAGAGGCCTAGATCATCGTGAGCCAAGCCCTATTAAATGTCCGAAGTGCCAAGATCAACTCAAAATAGTCCACTATGTCTACGACAGTGGAGTCATTATAGATCGATGTCCCCAGAAACATGGAATCTGGCTCGATGCGGGAGAGATTGAAAAGATTCAGATATTGCAGGAAATCGATCGCGGACTTGTCAATCCGATAAACCCTCATAGCAATGAGCGGCACTGCCCTCGGGATGGATCTCCGTTGAAAGCTCATCACTACGAAGGCGAGGAGATTGACCTTTGTCAAACATGTGGAGGCACCTGGCTGGAACCAGACGAACTTAAGAAAATTATAGAGAAGAAGGATATCGAATTTTCTCCGAGCGACTACTCAGAAATAAAAGCTGACGAAAACCAAGAGACTACTAGAGCAATCGATCTAGGCCGCTTAGTATGTGTTGTTTGTACAAGAAACTTGAAGCAGCTCAATTTCTCTTACTCATCAGGGATCATTGTTGATTATTGTCCCGAAGGCCATGGCATTTGGTTGGATCATCACGAGCTGGAAAGAATTCAGGTCTTTTCAGAACGATGGCAAGAGAAACTTCCCTGGCTTCAAGAAAAATATCAAAAAGCCTTAACCGAGGCCCGAGAGCAGGCAGCAAGAGATTACGAGCAAGCCTACCAAGAAGGTGTTCGTAAAACTATGAACAAAACCATCTTGGGACGCTTTTTGAAGAAAGTCGGTGCTTAG
- a CDS encoding GMC oxidoreductase: MKLRRREFFKLSAASSMISMTGLAKTKGDRDVVYKEKTVLKTSVSEMKDFYDTVVIGSGYGGSVAASGLAEEGSLCLLERGQEYHPGDFPEFLSEVIPFLKSPFHKLGLFGLDYYGDATVVSGSGLGGTSLINQSLATIPDDDVFDIERWPDAIRNDRDQGALSGYYRKAKGMLRPGVWPEEQPLPGKAQTMSDTAEALGLEFKPSPIYVNYSEFDKEKNHVGVFQNPCTLCGNCLTGCNVGAKNTLNMNYIPDAKNKGAHIFTGIDVRYFKKLASGRYRIYFDQWYSNRKGKSHKRIFGKKYIDTARLIVSAGTLGSNKILMRSQKYGGMQFSSKLGHYFSGNGDTIGMGFNGDQRTDIESYGNRITGPNDPTVGPASIGYTTHNPSSPEPTDRFVVEDSSVPLAVVSLLKSGLFAIGGIPDSLQDIAKIFSDVIKRAPDGALNHSQLYLGVGHDDSNGEIKMSPGGKFKIAWDSIKNDPIWKRINEGMKQHSDKQGANFIENPLGMVTTHPLGGCAMGEDVSSGVVDHQCRVFNPQGGIHEQLYVMDGSVIPHSLGTNPSLTITALAERAVDLIKKPRFL, from the coding sequence ATGAAATTAAGACGCCGTGAATTTTTCAAGCTATCAGCTGCTTCTAGCATGATATCGATGACTGGCCTAGCTAAGACAAAGGGTGATAGAGATGTTGTCTACAAAGAAAAAACAGTGCTGAAAACATCCGTTTCAGAGATGAAAGATTTTTACGATACGGTTGTGATTGGATCTGGCTACGGCGGCTCCGTAGCAGCTTCTGGCCTTGCAGAGGAGGGCTCCCTGTGTCTTTTGGAGAGAGGCCAAGAATATCACCCGGGAGACTTTCCAGAGTTTTTGAGCGAAGTGATTCCTTTCCTAAAAAGCCCTTTTCACAAACTGGGATTGTTTGGCCTGGATTATTACGGAGACGCCACTGTGGTATCAGGCTCTGGCCTAGGGGGAACATCTCTAATTAATCAATCCCTTGCTACCATTCCAGACGATGATGTTTTCGATATTGAACGCTGGCCTGATGCCATCAGAAACGATCGCGATCAAGGTGCTCTCTCTGGCTATTATCGTAAAGCAAAGGGCATGCTAAGGCCTGGAGTCTGGCCCGAGGAGCAGCCACTGCCAGGCAAGGCACAAACGATGAGTGACACCGCGGAGGCTCTTGGTTTGGAGTTCAAACCTTCTCCAATCTATGTGAATTATTCTGAGTTCGATAAAGAGAAAAATCATGTAGGTGTCTTTCAAAACCCCTGCACTCTCTGTGGTAATTGCTTGACAGGATGTAACGTCGGTGCCAAGAACACCTTAAACATGAACTACATCCCTGACGCGAAAAATAAAGGGGCACATATCTTCACTGGTATTGATGTGCGCTACTTCAAAAAGCTTGCTAGCGGACGCTATCGAATCTATTTCGATCAATGGTACTCAAATCGCAAAGGTAAGAGTCACAAGCGTATCTTTGGCAAAAAATACATCGATACTGCAAGGCTCATTGTGTCGGCAGGGACCCTTGGGTCCAACAAGATTCTTATGCGTAGCCAAAAATATGGTGGGATGCAATTTTCATCAAAACTTGGTCACTATTTTTCTGGAAACGGCGATACCATTGGCATGGGTTTCAATGGCGATCAAAGAACCGATATAGAATCATATGGAAACAGGATTACTGGTCCCAACGATCCAACTGTTGGACCAGCAAGTATCGGATACACCACTCATAACCCATCAAGTCCCGAACCAACAGACCGGTTTGTGGTTGAAGACTCTAGCGTTCCTCTCGCTGTGGTCTCGCTTTTAAAATCTGGGCTTTTCGCCATCGGTGGGATTCCAGATTCTCTTCAAGACATTGCCAAGATATTTAGTGATGTGATTAAGCGCGCACCCGACGGCGCACTGAACCACTCACAACTCTACCTGGGTGTTGGTCACGACGACTCGAATGGTGAAATCAAAATGTCTCCTGGAGGCAAATTCAAGATAGCCTGGGATTCCATCAAAAACGATCCCATTTGGAAACGAATTAACGAAGGGATGAAGCAGCACTCAGACAAACAGGGAGCGAACTTTATAGAGAATCCCTTGGGAATGGTTACCACACACCCTCTCGGCGGCTGTGCTATGGGAGAGGATGTGAGCAGTGGTGTTGTCGATCATCAGTGCCGCGTTTTTAACCCTCAGGGTGGTATTCACGAACAACTATACGTGATGGACGGCTCTGTGATTCCCCATAGTTTGGGAACCAACCCATCACTCACCATTACCGCACTGGCTGAGCGAGCCGTTGATCTCATCAAGAAACCTCGCTTCCTGTAA
- a CDS encoding discoidin domain-containing protein, producing the protein MKTITLSLLAFLILLLGCSPESLIKSGSKEDRIPVAAAKADATRPSEDNGGLPGYSIYCDLSEEEPSTTTLDLGCGLADASGNAVKVESVATIWNWSFDRGELSSEVSVSIDEQRDHPTYSVFYRFSGFDKINSQTKILESSVGLDLVPKGKKEPITINSKVKDTISQENTIQIEEIANQGALKFRYIRIVFTSLVDTFVSNDVSIEGLQLRTADTWQASNFTSNAGTIGPYLVVVSASSLLDPINEAFLAFNGAAVGAFWASALDTFQATAPFDAIGEPSWLMIDFGITPVNVTGVRIDGGDFVNGQNGEAAPDSFYLEGSDDGLTWQTIPGSIFNNVSTSNLTEFVW; encoded by the coding sequence ATGAAGACTATCACGCTAAGCTTATTGGCTTTTTTAATCCTATTGTTGGGGTGTTCTCCAGAATCTCTGATTAAGTCGGGGTCAAAAGAGGATCGTATTCCCGTCGCAGCTGCTAAGGCAGATGCCACTAGGCCGTCCGAAGACAACGGAGGTCTGCCTGGGTACTCGATTTACTGTGACCTTTCGGAGGAAGAGCCTTCAACTACCACGCTCGATTTGGGTTGTGGATTGGCAGATGCATCTGGTAACGCAGTTAAAGTTGAAAGCGTGGCGACTATTTGGAACTGGAGCTTCGATCGAGGAGAGCTTTCTAGCGAAGTTTCTGTATCAATCGATGAGCAAAGAGATCATCCAACCTACAGTGTGTTCTACAGATTCTCGGGTTTTGACAAAATTAATTCTCAAACAAAAATTTTAGAAAGTAGTGTTGGCCTTGACTTGGTTCCCAAGGGTAAAAAAGAGCCGATAACTATCAATAGCAAAGTGAAGGATACAATTTCACAAGAAAATACGATTCAGATCGAAGAGATTGCTAATCAGGGAGCTTTAAAGTTTCGATATATTCGTATCGTCTTCACATCTTTGGTCGATACCTTCGTTTCTAATGATGTTTCGATCGAAGGTCTGCAATTAAGAACCGCTGACACCTGGCAAGCTAGTAACTTCACATCAAATGCCGGAACAATTGGCCCATACTTGGTTGTTGTTTCAGCTAGTTCGTTACTCGATCCGATAAACGAGGCTTTTCTAGCCTTCAACGGAGCCGCTGTTGGAGCTTTTTGGGCATCCGCTCTTGATACCTTTCAGGCTACTGCTCCCTTCGATGCGATTGGCGAGCCCTCGTGGCTCATGATTGACTTCGGTATCACTCCGGTCAATGTCACAGGAGTTAGAATTGATGGCGGTGACTTTGTCAATGGCCAGAATGGTGAAGCGGCTCCAGATAGTTTCTATCTAGAGGGCTCAGATGATGGTCTCACTTGGCAGACGATTCCAGGCAGCATTTTCAATAATGTATCTACCAGCAATCTTACTGAATTTGTTTGGTGA